In one Nocardioides sp. NBC_00368 genomic region, the following are encoded:
- a CDS encoding FecCD family ABC transporter permease, whose product MHDPLGVRRRRRRAVIWLLGLLAAAVATVVVAVGLGAAYVTPGTVAQILGHHLLGLPEAGWRATEEAIVWKVRLPRVLLGALVGAGLAVTGMALQAMVRNMLADPYLLGINSGASSGAAAAILFGAGTGLGAYALPGSAFLGALAASFLVFALARSGGRVTSLRLLLSGVAVGYLLYGLTSFLIFASGSAEGARSVMFWLLGSLGLAQWDGLLAVVAVAVIATIILLTLSGRGLDALAIGDETAHTLGISPDRFRTLLLVVVALTVGVVVSAAGSIGFVGLVVPHLARRAVGSAHAVAVPAAALMGAILLVWADVLARVLLQPQEIPIGIVTALLGAPFLIVLIRRFSARDV is encoded by the coding sequence GTGCACGACCCTCTCGGCGTACGTCGCCGTCGCCGGCGCGCCGTCATCTGGCTCCTGGGCCTCCTGGCAGCCGCCGTGGCGACGGTCGTCGTCGCGGTCGGGCTGGGCGCGGCGTACGTCACGCCGGGGACGGTCGCCCAGATCCTCGGCCACCACCTCCTCGGCCTGCCCGAGGCCGGCTGGAGGGCCACCGAGGAGGCGATCGTGTGGAAGGTACGCCTCCCCCGCGTCCTCCTCGGCGCACTGGTCGGTGCGGGCCTGGCCGTCACCGGCATGGCGCTGCAGGCGATGGTCCGCAACATGCTCGCCGACCCCTACCTGCTCGGGATCAACTCCGGCGCCTCCAGCGGGGCCGCAGCGGCGATCCTGTTCGGCGCGGGCACCGGGCTCGGGGCGTACGCCCTGCCGGGCTCCGCCTTCCTCGGTGCTCTCGCAGCATCGTTCCTGGTGTTCGCGCTGGCACGCAGCGGCGGCCGGGTCACCTCGTTGCGACTGCTGCTCTCCGGGGTCGCGGTCGGCTACCTGCTCTACGGCCTGACCAGCTTCCTGATCTTCGCCTCGGGCTCGGCCGAGGGCGCGCGGTCGGTGATGTTCTGGCTGCTCGGCTCGCTCGGCCTGGCCCAGTGGGACGGTCTGCTCGCCGTCGTGGCGGTCGCGGTGATCGCCACGATCATCCTGCTGACACTGTCCGGTCGCGGCCTCGATGCGCTCGCCATCGGTGACGAGACCGCCCACACGCTCGGCATCTCCCCCGACCGCTTCCGCACGCTGCTGCTGGTCGTGGTGGCACTGACCGTCGGCGTGGTCGTCTCGGCCGCCGGCAGCATCGGCTTCGTCGGCCTGGTGGTGCCACACCTGGCCCGCCGGGCCGTCGGCTCCGCCCATGCCGTCGCCGTCCCGGCGGCCGCGCTCATGGGCGCGATCCTGCTGGTCTGGGCCGACGTGCTCGCCCGCGTCCTGCTCCAGCCCCAGGAGATCCCGATCGGGATCGTCACCGCGCTCCTGGGAGCCCCGTTCCTCATCGTCCTCATCCGGCGCTTCTCGGCGCGCGACGTCTGA
- a CDS encoding pyridoxamine 5'-phosphate oxidase family protein, whose protein sequence is MAADLDRHVRGIVDSVAYLVLATSDPDGRPRTSPVYFSHDGYRDLYWVSAPDAQHSRNIVRDPRVAGVIFDSSIPPGSGASAAYVTGMARQVPDFELEKRCAVAFHRLVGTARAFKPEELRGEASLRLYVMDVELWEAHLPGVDPDDEAAPETRVEAAPEI, encoded by the coding sequence ATGGCAGCTGATCTGGACAGACACGTCCGTGGGATCGTCGACAGCGTCGCCTATCTGGTGCTGGCGACCTCGGATCCCGACGGGCGGCCGCGTACGTCGCCGGTCTACTTCTCTCACGACGGCTATCGGGACCTCTACTGGGTCTCGGCACCCGACGCCCAGCACTCCCGCAACATCGTGCGCGACCCGCGCGTGGCCGGGGTCATCTTCGACTCCTCGATCCCGCCCGGGTCGGGCGCGAGCGCGGCGTACGTCACCGGGATGGCCCGCCAGGTGCCCGACTTCGAGCTCGAGAAGCGCTGCGCGGTGGCGTTCCACCGGCTGGTCGGCACGGCCCGGGCGTTCAAGCCCGAGGAGCTGCGCGGGGAGGCGTCGTTGCGGCTCTACGTGATGGACGTGGAGCTCTGGGAGGCGCACCTTCCCGGGGTCGACCCCGACGACGAGGCGGCGCCGGAGACCCGGGTCGAGGCGGCTCCGGAGATCTGA
- a CDS encoding geranylgeranyl reductase family protein produces MTSSLPQSADVLVVGAGPAGSAAAAWLARAGVDVLLTDAAVFPRDKTCGDGLTPRATHELIRLGLEDWLRAHPVSKGLRAHGFGQTLHLPWPGGTLPSWGSAVPRTELDDHLRTVAIKSGATAVDGVRAVDVRWDGERVAAVVFEGGREVACRSVVVADGVRSPLGKVLGREWHRDTVYGVAGRAYIASDQADDEWISSHLELRDESGEALPGYGWIFPLGSGEVNIGAGALATSKRPADVAIKPLMRHYTEQCRDQFGLKGDLRAEKSALLPMGGAVSGVAGANWALIGDAAGCVNPLNGEGIDYGLETGRMIADAIVAGEDLATAWPATLREHYGEAFSIARRLAGIATRPRLVSTLGPAGMRSDWLMTLALRWMGNLVTDEDRDRAAKVWRWAGRRSISLDSRPPFS; encoded by the coding sequence ATGACGTCGTCCCTTCCGCAATCAGCTGACGTGCTCGTCGTGGGGGCAGGGCCTGCGGGCTCGGCCGCGGCGGCGTGGCTGGCGCGCGCCGGGGTCGATGTCCTGCTGACCGACGCCGCGGTCTTCCCGCGCGACAAGACCTGTGGTGACGGTCTGACCCCGCGTGCGACCCACGAGCTGATCCGGCTCGGCCTGGAGGACTGGCTGCGGGCGCACCCCGTCTCGAAGGGCCTGCGGGCGCACGGCTTCGGCCAGACGCTGCACCTGCCCTGGCCCGGCGGCACGCTGCCGTCCTGGGGGTCGGCGGTGCCGCGCACCGAGCTCGACGACCATCTGCGCACCGTGGCGATCAAGTCCGGCGCGACCGCGGTCGACGGCGTCCGCGCGGTCGACGTGCGCTGGGACGGCGAGCGAGTCGCAGCCGTCGTCTTCGAGGGCGGTCGCGAGGTCGCGTGCCGGTCGGTCGTGGTGGCAGACGGCGTGCGCTCGCCGCTGGGCAAGGTGCTGGGCCGCGAGTGGCACCGCGACACCGTCTACGGCGTCGCCGGGCGGGCCTACATCGCCTCCGACCAGGCCGACGACGAGTGGATCTCCTCCCACCTGGAGCTGCGCGACGAATCCGGCGAGGCGCTGCCCGGGTACGGTTGGATCTTCCCGCTCGGATCGGGTGAGGTGAACATCGGCGCGGGTGCGCTGGCCACCTCCAAGCGGCCCGCGGACGTCGCGATCAAGCCGCTGATGCGCCACTACACCGAGCAGTGCCGCGACCAGTTCGGGCTGAAGGGCGACCTGCGGGCGGAGAAGTCCGCGCTCCTGCCGATGGGCGGTGCGGTCTCCGGCGTCGCCGGCGCCAACTGGGCGCTGATCGGCGACGCTGCCGGCTGCGTCAACCCGCTCAACGGTGAGGGGATCGACTACGGCCTCGAGACCGGGCGGATGATCGCCGACGCCATCGTCGCGGGCGAGGACCTGGCCACCGCGTGGCCGGCGACCCTGCGCGAGCACTACGGCGAGGCGTTCTCCATCGCCCGCCGCCTGGCCGGGATCGCGACCCGTCCGCGCCTGGTGTCCACGCTCGGACCTGCCGGAATGCGCTCCGACTGGCTGATGACGCTCGCCCTGCGATGGATGGGCAACCTGGTCACCGACGAGGACCGCGACCGGGCCGCCAAGGTGTGGCGCTGGGCCGGTCGCCGCTCCATCTCTCTCGACTCCCGACCTCCGTTCAGCTGA
- a CDS encoding ABC transporter substrate-binding protein: MIRPTIATAALVLATTTACGADAAGTEAAQDGFPVTIENCGAEVTFDAPPDRIVMLKSSAVPYLHALGVMDQVVARAGEYPAEYYDAETQAELDDIPLLTDEMDTSGHLQISKEVVIAEEPDLVLGEVDNLSRDTLDAVDIDLLEEPAMCPEGVDDPGFDDVYSQLEAYGRVFDKTDEAAKAVADLRRRVTELETKKVGEGRTAAVLYPTVGGGVTYAYGTRSMAHPQLEAAGFEDIFADVDERVFEVSTEDLLERDPDVIILLHNAGDPAEVEESITRLAGAEDLTAVRNGDVMAQLFNFTEPPSALSVDGLERIIDRFGQ, encoded by the coding sequence ATGATCCGCCCCACGATCGCCACCGCCGCCCTCGTGCTGGCCACGACCACCGCGTGCGGCGCCGATGCCGCCGGCACGGAGGCCGCCCAGGACGGCTTCCCGGTCACCATCGAGAACTGCGGCGCCGAGGTCACCTTCGACGCCCCGCCGGACCGCATCGTGATGCTGAAGAGCTCCGCGGTGCCCTACCTGCACGCGCTCGGCGTGATGGACCAGGTCGTGGCCCGGGCCGGTGAGTACCCGGCCGAATACTACGACGCCGAGACCCAGGCCGAGCTCGACGACATCCCGCTCCTCACCGACGAGATGGACACCAGCGGCCACCTGCAGATCTCCAAGGAGGTCGTGATCGCCGAGGAGCCCGACCTGGTCCTCGGCGAGGTCGACAACCTCTCCCGGGACACCCTCGACGCCGTCGACATCGACCTGCTCGAGGAGCCGGCGATGTGCCCCGAGGGCGTCGACGATCCCGGTTTCGACGACGTCTACAGCCAGCTCGAGGCCTACGGCCGAGTCTTCGACAAGACGGACGAGGCCGCCAAGGCCGTCGCTGACCTGCGCAGACGCGTCACCGAGCTGGAGACGAAGAAGGTCGGCGAGGGGCGAACGGCGGCGGTTCTCTACCCCACCGTCGGCGGCGGCGTCACCTACGCCTACGGCACGCGGTCGATGGCCCACCCGCAGCTGGAGGCGGCCGGGTTCGAGGACATCTTCGCCGACGTCGACGAGCGGGTCTTCGAGGTCTCGACCGAGGATCTTCTCGAGCGCGACCCCGACGTGATCATCCTGCTCCACAACGCCGGCGACCCGGCCGAGGTCGAGGAGTCGATCACCCGGCTCGCCGGCGCCGAGGACCTCACCGCGGTCAGGAACGGCGACGTGATGGCCCAGCTGTTCAACTTCACCGAGCCTCCCTCGGCCCTCTCGGTCGACGGCCTGGAGCGGATCATCGACAGGTTCGGGCAGTGA
- a CDS encoding FAD-binding and (Fe-S)-binding domain-containing protein yields the protein MNATASDLVNELRNQGISRVDDSPLARALYSSDASLYRVVPSVVVRPQSRDELIGVHSVARSVGVPVTMRGAGTSIAGNAVGSGIVVDTRDLRTIYEIDPEARTARIDPGVVHADLQRAAAPHGLRFGPDPSTHTRCTIGGMIGNNACGNRALGYGRTVDNIEALTVLFGNGEQAVYADGVSSGETAERLQALVGANLGHVRTEFGRFGRQVSGYSLEHLLPEKGGRVDRFLAGTEGTLATILETTVRLVEDSPGRLLLVLGYPTMVEAADAVPTLLQVAPGRLIACEGMDARIADLVRAKGRAVPDLPKGAGWLMVEVAGQDAPDLVKRLAAESGALESRVVVDPIEAAALWRIREDGAGLAGVSLPTPAHSGWEDAAVPPEHLGAWLRDFERILSDFGLHGYPYGHFGDGCIHCRIDFPFAPDSPESAQVFREFMTACATQLVTYGGSLSGEHGDGRVRSELLPLMYDKTSIELFEQVKGICDPSDLLNPGNIVRPASITDDLRPVRPRALPRTGLRLIHDSGDLGAAVHRCTGVGKCVAPKTIGVMCPSYLATREEKDATRGRARVLQEALDGSLVDGLGDPAVGEALDLCLACKGCASDCPTGIDMATYKSEALYQKHDVLGERRPRSHALLGQLPKWARLAAPFTQVANASLKVGPLAKIAKKTAGIDQRRSIPAFAPKTLKRSAPVARLGAETPDVWIWADSFTDHFFAQSGHGAIRWLQSQGLDVRVIGDKACCGLTWITTGQLDDARKIMEKTVRTLAPYVSSGVPVVGLEPSCTATLRSDSVELSALPEAEVVRDGMLTFAELVTRLAGEGRVKLPDLTGVEVVAQPHCHQHAVLGWTADEALLKQAGATVTKVSGCCGLAGNFGVEEGHYEVSVAVAETHLLPAVRSHPDAVVLADGMSCRVQLDDLASVPTMHLAELFASRV from the coding sequence GTGAATGCGACTGCCTCGGATCTGGTGAATGAGCTGCGCAACCAGGGGATCAGCCGGGTCGACGACTCGCCGCTGGCCCGGGCGCTCTACTCCAGCGACGCGAGCCTCTACCGGGTCGTGCCGTCCGTCGTCGTGCGGCCCCAGTCCCGCGACGAGCTGATCGGGGTGCACTCGGTGGCTCGATCCGTCGGGGTGCCGGTGACCATGCGGGGTGCGGGCACCTCGATCGCCGGCAACGCGGTCGGCTCCGGGATCGTCGTGGACACCCGGGACCTGCGGACCATCTACGAGATCGACCCGGAGGCGCGGACGGCGCGGATCGATCCGGGCGTCGTGCACGCCGATCTGCAGCGCGCCGCCGCTCCGCACGGGCTGCGGTTCGGGCCGGACCCGTCCACCCACACCCGCTGCACCATCGGCGGGATGATCGGCAACAACGCCTGCGGCAACCGTGCGCTGGGCTACGGCCGCACCGTCGACAACATCGAGGCGCTGACCGTGCTCTTCGGCAACGGCGAGCAGGCGGTCTACGCCGACGGTGTCTCCTCCGGGGAGACCGCCGAGCGGCTCCAGGCGCTCGTCGGTGCCAACCTCGGACACGTGCGCACCGAGTTCGGCCGCTTCGGGCGCCAGGTCTCGGGCTACTCGCTCGAGCACCTGCTGCCCGAGAAGGGCGGCCGGGTCGACCGGTTCCTGGCCGGGACCGAAGGCACCTTGGCGACCATCCTGGAGACGACGGTGCGACTCGTCGAGGACTCGCCCGGACGCCTCCTGCTCGTGCTCGGTTACCCGACGATGGTCGAGGCGGCCGACGCGGTACCCACGCTCCTCCAGGTGGCGCCGGGGCGGCTGATCGCCTGCGAGGGGATGGACGCCAGGATCGCCGATCTGGTGCGCGCCAAGGGCCGGGCGGTTCCGGACCTGCCCAAGGGCGCCGGCTGGCTGATGGTCGAGGTCGCCGGGCAGGACGCTCCTGACCTGGTGAAACGCCTCGCTGCCGAGTCGGGGGCGCTCGAGTCCCGGGTGGTCGTCGATCCCATCGAGGCGGCCGCGCTGTGGCGGATCCGTGAGGACGGCGCCGGTCTGGCCGGCGTCTCGTTGCCGACGCCCGCCCACTCCGGCTGGGAGGACGCGGCGGTCCCGCCGGAGCACCTCGGCGCGTGGCTGCGGGACTTCGAGCGGATCCTGTCGGACTTCGGTCTGCACGGCTATCCCTACGGACACTTCGGCGACGGCTGCATCCACTGCCGCATCGACTTCCCCTTCGCACCGGACTCGCCGGAGTCGGCGCAGGTGTTCCGGGAGTTCATGACCGCGTGCGCCACCCAGCTGGTCACCTACGGCGGGTCGCTCTCGGGCGAGCACGGCGACGGGCGGGTGCGCTCGGAGCTGCTGCCTCTGATGTACGACAAGACATCGATCGAGCTCTTCGAGCAGGTCAAGGGCATCTGTGACCCGTCCGACCTGCTCAACCCGGGCAACATCGTGCGGCCCGCGTCGATCACCGACGACCTGCGTCCGGTGCGCCCTCGCGCGCTCCCGCGGACCGGGCTGCGGCTCATCCACGACTCCGGTGACCTGGGTGCGGCCGTGCACCGCTGCACCGGCGTCGGCAAGTGCGTGGCGCCGAAGACCATCGGGGTGATGTGCCCCTCCTACCTCGCCACGCGCGAGGAGAAGGACGCGACCCGTGGGCGCGCCCGGGTGCTGCAGGAGGCGCTGGACGGCTCCCTCGTCGACGGGCTCGGCGACCCCGCGGTCGGCGAGGCGCTCGACCTGTGCCTGGCCTGCAAGGGGTGTGCGTCCGACTGCCCCACGGGCATCGACATGGCGACGTACAAGTCGGAGGCGCTCTACCAGAAGCACGACGTCCTCGGGGAGCGGCGGCCGCGCTCGCACGCTCTTCTCGGCCAGCTGCCGAAGTGGGCCCGGCTCGCGGCGCCGTTCACCCAGGTGGCCAACGCCTCGTTGAAGGTGGGCCCGTTGGCGAAGATCGCCAAGAAGACCGCCGGCATCGACCAGCGGCGCTCGATCCCGGCGTTCGCGCCGAAGACGCTGAAGCGGTCGGCGCCGGTCGCTCGCCTCGGCGCCGAGACCCCCGATGTATGGATCTGGGCCGACTCCTTCACCGACCACTTCTTCGCGCAGTCCGGTCACGGTGCGATCAGGTGGCTCCAGTCGCAGGGCCTGGACGTACGCGTCATCGGCGACAAGGCCTGCTGCGGCCTCACCTGGATCACCACCGGTCAGCTCGACGATGCCCGGAAGATCATGGAGAAGACGGTCCGTACGCTGGCCCCCTATGTCTCCTCCGGTGTCCCCGTCGTCGGGCTCGAGCCGTCCTGCACCGCGACGCTGCGTTCCGACTCGGTGGAGCTCTCGGCGCTGCCCGAGGCCGAGGTCGTACGTGACGGGATGCTCACCTTCGCCGAGCTGGTGACCCGGTTGGCGGGCGAGGGGCGTGTGAAGCTGCCCGACCTGACCGGGGTCGAGGTCGTCGCGCAACCGCACTGCCACCAGCACGCCGTCCTCGGCTGGACGGCCGACGAGGCGCTCCTGAAGCAGGCCGGCGCGACGGTCACCAAGGTCTCGGGCTGCTGCGGTCTGGCCGGCAACTTCGGCGTCGAGGAGGGGCACTACGAGGTGTCGGTCGCGGTCGCGGAGACGCATCTCCTCCCGGCTGTCCGGTCGCATCCCGACGCGGTCGTACTCGCCGACGGGATGTCGTGTCGTGTCCAGCTCGACGACCTCGCCTCGGTGCCGACCATGCATCTCGCCGAGCTGTTCGCGTCGCGGGTCTGA
- a CDS encoding ornithine cyclodeaminase family protein produces MTVRILSATDVRHIFTPQLALESQREAFTRLGAGEAVQPPRLLVAGPEESVSFCYSSRIAPDAPAVSKFGSVNPANKARGLGAVHSVITVLDAETGAPRAIINGDSVTGLRTSAATTLAMQQLAPSAATVLVVGTGAQARAHLDAFAVTHPDAELRIFGRNPLAAAEVAGSHGAVAEEDLEQSVRSADIIVLCTSSLTPVIEDAWVTNGTTVASVGSFAPDRVELPPTLLARSTVVVDYRASALTDSGPVVEAVGSGAVDTDRIADLGALLTGTATLDRGAADIVTYFSVGVGVQDAAAAAVILAAAEENGVGTQADRG; encoded by the coding sequence GTGACCGTCAGGATCCTCTCCGCCACCGACGTACGCCACATCTTCACGCCGCAGCTCGCGCTGGAGTCCCAGCGCGAGGCGTTCACCCGACTGGGAGCCGGGGAGGCCGTCCAGCCTCCCCGGCTCCTCGTCGCCGGGCCCGAGGAGTCGGTCTCGTTCTGCTACTCCTCCCGGATCGCGCCCGACGCCCCGGCGGTGAGCAAGTTCGGCAGCGTCAACCCCGCCAACAAGGCCCGTGGGCTGGGCGCGGTGCACTCGGTCATCACGGTCCTCGACGCCGAGACCGGCGCACCGCGCGCGATCATCAACGGCGACAGCGTCACCGGCCTCCGCACCTCGGCCGCGACCACCCTCGCCATGCAGCAGCTCGCGCCCTCCGCCGCGACCGTTCTCGTCGTCGGCACCGGCGCCCAGGCCCGCGCCCACCTCGACGCCTTCGCAGTGACGCACCCCGACGCCGAGCTGCGGATCTTCGGCCGGAACCCGTTAGCCGCTGCCGAGGTCGCCGGGTCGCACGGTGCCGTGGCGGAGGAGGATCTCGAGCAGTCCGTACGCAGCGCCGACATCATCGTCCTCTGCACCTCGTCCCTCACCCCCGTGATCGAGGACGCCTGGGTCACCAACGGCACCACCGTTGCCAGCGTCGGCTCTTTCGCCCCCGACCGCGTCGAGCTGCCGCCGACTCTGCTGGCCCGCTCCACGGTCGTCGTCGACTACCGCGCGTCGGCGCTCACCGACTCCGGCCCGGTCGTCGAAGCAGTCGGTTCCGGGGCGGTCGACACCGATCGGATCGCCGACCTCGGTGCTCTCCTGACCGGCACTGCCACCCTCGACCGCGGTGCCGCCGACATCGTCACCTACTTCTCCGTGGGCGTCGGTGTCCAGGATGCCGCCGCGGCGGCGGTGATCCTGGCCGCGGCCGAGGAGAACGGCGTCGGCACCCAAGCCGACCGGGGCTAG
- a CDS encoding NUDIX domain-containing protein, whose amino-acid sequence MATRNRGRGGRRRKLPKVQRVGAYAVIIRAGAAAEPEILLSRLSEKVTPEERWTLPGGGIDHGEDPRDAVVREVYEEAGVPVEVGVEARVYSAHQAKAWRLGRRVNSHAIRIVYDGWVPHDAPEPQTMEVDGSTAEAAWVPLAAVVSGEIPTSPLVTDALEVHKPARMQRLAAYAFITRDADDAILLTRISPLGYHSGSWTLPGGGVDFGEQPREALVREVVEECGLACEVGVLLDVHDVNITGTAPSGRHEEFHGVHLIFAATVADGAEPRVVEEGGTTDDVRWVTRDELGSLPLLDVVTAALEAEKKAAS is encoded by the coding sequence ATGGCGACGCGGAATCGGGGCCGCGGCGGGCGGCGACGCAAGCTTCCGAAGGTGCAGCGGGTGGGGGCGTACGCCGTCATCATCCGGGCCGGCGCGGCGGCCGAGCCGGAGATCCTGCTCAGCCGGCTCTCGGAGAAGGTCACGCCGGAGGAGCGCTGGACGCTGCCGGGTGGCGGGATCGACCACGGCGAGGACCCGCGCGACGCGGTCGTGCGCGAGGTCTACGAGGAGGCCGGGGTGCCGGTCGAGGTCGGCGTCGAGGCGCGGGTCTACTCCGCCCATCAGGCCAAGGCCTGGCGCCTGGGCCGCCGGGTCAACTCCCATGCGATCCGGATCGTCTACGACGGCTGGGTGCCCCACGACGCACCCGAGCCGCAGACGATGGAGGTCGACGGGTCCACCGCGGAGGCGGCCTGGGTGCCTCTCGCGGCGGTGGTGAGCGGCGAGATCCCGACGTCCCCGCTGGTCACCGATGCCCTCGAGGTGCACAAGCCGGCACGGATGCAGCGGCTGGCGGCGTACGCGTTCATCACGCGGGATGCCGACGACGCGATCCTGCTCACCCGGATCTCGCCGCTCGGCTATCACTCGGGCTCGTGGACGCTGCCCGGTGGCGGGGTCGACTTCGGAGAGCAGCCGCGCGAGGCGCTGGTGCGCGAGGTCGTCGAGGAGTGCGGCCTGGCCTGCGAGGTCGGCGTCCTGCTCGACGTGCACGACGTGAACATCACCGGCACCGCTCCCAGCGGTCGTCACGAGGAGTTCCACGGCGTCCACCTCATCTTCGCCGCGACCGTCGCCGACGGCGCGGAGCCGCGGGTGGTCGAGGAGGGCGGCACCACCGACGACGTACGTTGGGTGACCCGTGATGAGCTGGGGAGCCTGCCGCTCCTCGACGTGGTCACCGCGGCTCTCGAGGCCGAGAAGAAGGCAGCCTCTTAG
- a CDS encoding MFS transporter produces the protein MSATPAPANPRSRVLVASLIGTTIEFYDFYAYATAAVLVFPALFFPAGDPTTALLASFAVFGAAMVARPVGAIFFGHLGDRLGRKTTLVISLLTMGIATFLIGVLPTYETVGWVATALLVLMRLAQGFALGGEWSGAALVATENAPEGKRAIFGTFPQLGAPLGFILSNGLFLTIAALLSAEGADPTKPSDAFLAWGWRVPFLFSAVMVIVGLWVRLRLVESDVFTKSQDAGLVRKVPLASVVRNQGKQLVLGTFFMLATYVLFYLMTAFSLSFGTAAKDLPVPGLGYGYTTFVLMLIFGVIFFGIFTMVSGPLAERFGRRRLLIAVTLGIIVFGLTWVPLVDAGTPGVLLWLVVGFSLMGLTFGPMGALLPELFPTSVRYTGSGVSYNVASILGAAVAPFIAVALWKQADGSPVLVGVYLSVMAVITLISLLIGKETKDIALEETAEKATV, from the coding sequence ATGTCCGCCACCCCCGCACCGGCCAACCCACGCTCCCGCGTGCTCGTCGCCAGTCTCATCGGGACGACGATCGAGTTCTACGACTTCTACGCGTACGCGACCGCAGCCGTCCTCGTCTTCCCCGCCCTCTTCTTCCCGGCCGGCGACCCGACCACCGCGCTCCTGGCGAGCTTCGCCGTCTTCGGCGCCGCGATGGTCGCCCGCCCGGTCGGTGCCATCTTCTTCGGTCACCTCGGCGACCGGCTCGGCCGCAAGACGACCCTGGTGATCTCGCTGCTCACCATGGGCATCGCCACCTTCCTGATCGGCGTGCTCCCGACGTACGAGACGGTCGGCTGGGTCGCCACCGCGCTGCTCGTGCTGATGCGCCTGGCCCAGGGCTTCGCGCTCGGCGGCGAGTGGAGCGGCGCGGCCCTGGTCGCGACCGAGAACGCGCCGGAGGGCAAGCGCGCCATCTTCGGTACGTTCCCGCAGCTCGGCGCGCCGCTGGGCTTCATCCTCTCCAACGGCCTGTTCCTCACCATCGCGGCGCTGCTCTCCGCGGAGGGTGCCGACCCGACCAAGCCGTCCGACGCCTTCCTGGCGTGGGGCTGGCGGGTGCCGTTCCTCTTCTCCGCGGTCATGGTGATCGTCGGTCTGTGGGTCCGGCTGCGCCTGGTCGAGAGCGACGTGTTCACCAAGAGCCAGGACGCCGGCCTGGTCCGCAAGGTCCCGCTGGCCTCGGTCGTGCGCAACCAGGGCAAGCAGCTCGTCCTCGGCACCTTCTTCATGCTGGCGACCTATGTCCTCTTCTACCTGATGACCGCGTTCTCGCTGTCGTTCGGCACCGCCGCCAAGGACCTCCCGGTGCCCGGCCTGGGCTACGGCTACACGACCTTCGTGCTGATGCTGATCTTCGGCGTGATCTTCTTCGGCATCTTCACCATGGTCTCCGGGCCGCTCGCCGAGCGCTTCGGTCGCCGCCGTCTGCTGATCGCGGTCACCCTCGGGATCATCGTCTTCGGCCTCACCTGGGTGCCGCTGGTCGACGCGGGCACCCCGGGCGTGCTCCTCTGGCTCGTCGTCGGCTTCTCCCTGATGGGCCTGACCTTCGGGCCGATGGGCGCGCTGCTGCCCGAGCTGTTCCCGACCAGCGTCCGCTACACCGGCTCCGGCGTCTCCTACAACGTCGCCTCGATCCTCGGTGCCGCGGTCGCGCCGTTCATCGCGGTCGCGCTGTGGAAGCAGGCCGACGGCTCGCCCGTCCTGGTCGGCGTCTACCTCTCCGTGATGGCGGTGATCACCCTCATCTCGCTGCTGATCGGCAAGGAGACGAAGGACATCGCCCTCGAGGAGACCGCGGAGAAGGCCACCGTCTGA
- a CDS encoding ABC transporter ATP-binding protein — translation MIEADGLSWTYGATTILEDVDVDSHEGRVLGLIGPNGSGKTTLLRMLYGALRGSGTVEIDGDDLAGLPAKEVARRMAVVVQESGTDTSLTAGEMVLLGRTPHLSAFARAGEHDLEIAADCLERVGGTHLGPRSFAALSGGERQRVLIARALAQEATHLLLDEPTNHLDIRYQHEILSLVRKLGTTAIVVLHDLNLAARYCDDLVLLDQRRVAARGTVDEVLRPEILEPVYGIGVERLELREEIHLLFRPSS, via the coding sequence GTGATCGAGGCCGACGGGCTGTCCTGGACGTACGGCGCCACGACCATCCTCGAGGACGTCGACGTCGACTCCCACGAGGGCCGCGTCCTGGGTCTGATCGGACCGAACGGCAGCGGCAAGACCACGCTGCTGCGGATGCTCTACGGCGCCCTCCGCGGCAGCGGCACCGTCGAGATCGACGGCGACGACCTCGCCGGGCTCCCCGCCAAGGAGGTCGCCCGCCGCATGGCCGTCGTCGTCCAGGAGTCCGGCACCGACACGTCTCTGACCGCCGGCGAGATGGTGCTGCTGGGACGTACGCCGCACCTGTCCGCCTTCGCCAGAGCCGGTGAGCACGACCTGGAGATCGCCGCGGACTGCCTCGAGCGCGTGGGCGGCACCCACCTCGGTCCGCGCTCCTTCGCCGCCCTCTCCGGGGGCGAGCGACAGCGGGTGCTCATCGCCCGGGCGCTGGCCCAGGAGGCGACCCACCTGCTCCTCGACGAGCCGACCAACCACCTCGACATCCGCTACCAGCACGAGATCCTCTCGCTAGTCCGCAAGCTCGGCACCACCGCGATCGTGGTACTCCACGACCTCAACCTGGCGGCCCGCTACTGCGACGACCTGGTGCTGCTCGACCAGCGCCGGGTCGCCGCGCGCGGCACCGTCGACGAGGTGCTCCGCCCCGAGATCCTGGAGCCGGTCTACGGCATCGGTGTCGAGCGGCTCGAGCTGCGCGAGGAGATCCACCTCCTCTTCCGCCCCTCGAGCTGA